One window from the genome of Haladaptatus paucihalophilus DX253 encodes:
- a CDS encoding ABC transporter ATP-binding protein codes for MSDALVAENVRKEYGDTVALDGVSLSVGAGEVFALIGPNGAGKTTLIRSLTGTTTPDGGSVSVLGVPPGSVEKSRVGLLPQSFDPPARLSARELVAYYAGLYDGARDPDDALADVGLSDTGDTWYENLSGGQQRRVCVAATLVNDPDILFLDEPTTGIDPAGRRALWSLVEDLAAGGTTVFLTTHYMAEAEQLADRVGLLADGEIVAVGTPESLIGEHGGESRLVVETATPRTSVEMGYTVEETESGLVFDGVTPADIGEVVSDLNARGVEYESLTWTEPDLEDVYLRLTGASLGPEATRRAGEAAIAGGDR; via the coding sequence ATGTCCGACGCACTCGTCGCCGAGAACGTTCGGAAGGAGTACGGCGATACCGTCGCACTGGACGGTGTTTCCCTCTCGGTCGGCGCGGGCGAGGTGTTCGCGCTCATCGGGCCGAACGGTGCGGGCAAGACAACGCTCATCCGGTCACTGACCGGGACGACGACTCCCGACGGCGGGAGCGTCTCCGTCCTCGGTGTTCCGCCCGGTTCCGTCGAAAAATCGCGGGTCGGTCTGTTGCCACAGTCGTTCGACCCGCCGGCTCGCCTCTCGGCGCGGGAGCTCGTCGCGTACTACGCGGGACTGTACGACGGTGCTCGGGACCCCGACGACGCGCTCGCGGACGTGGGACTTTCCGACACCGGCGACACGTGGTACGAGAACCTCTCCGGGGGACAGCAACGCCGGGTGTGCGTGGCCGCGACGCTGGTCAACGACCCAGACATCCTGTTTCTGGACGAACCGACGACGGGAATCGACCCGGCGGGACGCCGCGCGCTCTGGTCGCTCGTCGAGGACCTCGCGGCGGGCGGGACGACGGTGTTCCTGACGACCCACTACATGGCCGAGGCCGAGCAACTGGCCGACCGCGTCGGCCTGCTCGCGGACGGCGAAATCGTCGCCGTCGGCACGCCCGAATCGCTCATCGGCGAACACGGCGGCGAGAGCCGCCTCGTCGTGGAGACGGCGACACCGCGCACCTCTGTCGAGATGGGCTATACGGTCGAGGAAACCGAATCCGGACTGGTCTTCGACGGCGTGACGCCCGCCGACATCGGCGAGGTCGTTTCGGATTTGAACGCGCGTGGCGTGGAGTACGAGTCGCTGACGTGGACCGAACCCGACTTGGAGGACGTGTACCTTCGACTGACGGGCGCGTCGCTCGGCCCGGAGGCGACGAGACGCGCTGGCGAGGCCGCAATCGCCGGAGGTGACCGATGA
- a CDS encoding ABC transporter permease gives MTSVGRVRSEAGAAWRSFLRRRTAVFFTFFFPVILILIFAVLVQTNPGSGGSGGLFSKPAAYYLPGYLAVVVLFTPLSRVGSSVSRHRESNRFEKLATTPLTRAEWLLAHTLVNVVIIGLAGIIILALMALVTNAGVSFGALPLVAVFIALAVGLFCGLGALLGSFAGSADGVIAASNAIALPLLFLSDTFVTPDLLPSWFQPVMNLSPLTYFARGVRILTYSGGSSGGDLVVLAVLAVAFFLAGAYAIPETD, from the coding sequence ATGACGTCGGTCGGCCGCGTTCGGTCGGAGGCCGGTGCGGCGTGGCGGTCGTTCCTCCGTCGCCGTACCGCGGTGTTCTTCACGTTCTTCTTCCCGGTCATCCTCATCCTCATCTTCGCGGTGCTGGTGCAGACGAACCCCGGGTCCGGCGGGTCCGGCGGCCTGTTCTCGAAACCGGCGGCGTACTACCTGCCGGGGTATCTCGCCGTCGTCGTGCTGTTCACGCCCCTCTCACGTGTGGGGAGTTCGGTATCTCGTCACCGCGAGTCAAACCGGTTCGAAAAGCTGGCGACGACGCCGCTCACCCGCGCCGAGTGGTTGCTCGCCCACACGCTCGTCAACGTCGTCATCATCGGACTGGCGGGCATCATCATCCTCGCGCTGATGGCGCTCGTGACGAACGCGGGCGTCTCGTTCGGCGCGTTGCCCCTCGTCGCGGTGTTCATCGCGCTCGCGGTCGGGTTGTTCTGCGGCCTCGGCGCGCTCCTCGGTAGTTTCGCCGGGTCGGCGGACGGCGTTATCGCCGCCAGCAACGCCATCGCCCTCCCGCTCCTCTTCCTCTCGGATACCTTCGTCACGCCTGACCTCCTGCCGTCGTGGTTCCAACCGGTGATGAACCTCTCGCCGCTCACCTACTTCGCACGCGGCGTGCGGATTTTGACCTACTCCGGCGGGTCGAGCGGCGGCGACTTGGTGGTCCTCGCGGTGCTCGCGGTGGCGTTCTTCCTCGCCGGAGCGTACGCGATTCCCGAGACGGACTGA
- a CDS encoding DUF420 domain-containing protein codes for MATANARQRARESPVKVTAVLSVIGYVLVLGTFAGILPIYPSIGRGTVNLLSDAIAVVNTVATVSLALGWYWIRNGEVQKHRAAMITSFSLILVFLALYLTKVGGSGGEKHILVEGFVYYAYLIMLAIHIILSVVSVPVVLYALVLGLTHTPAELRETAHAKVGKIAASAWILSLSLGVITYVMLNHIYGWTIPA; via the coding sequence ATGGCTACGGCGAACGCGCGACAACGAGCGCGGGAGAGTCCGGTGAAAGTGACGGCAGTCCTCTCGGTTATCGGGTACGTTCTGGTTCTCGGGACGTTCGCGGGCATCCTGCCGATTTATCCGTCCATCGGACGGGGAACCGTCAACCTGCTCTCGGACGCCATCGCGGTCGTCAACACGGTGGCGACCGTCTCGCTCGCGCTCGGTTGGTACTGGATTCGCAACGGCGAAGTCCAGAAACACCGCGCCGCGATGATAACGTCGTTCAGTCTCATCCTCGTCTTCCTCGCGCTCTACCTCACGAAGGTCGGTGGGAGCGGCGGCGAGAAACACATCCTCGTGGAGGGATTCGTCTACTACGCCTACCTCATCATGCTGGCGATTCACATCATCCTCTCGGTCGTCTCCGTTCCGGTCGTGCTGTACGCCCTCGTGCTCGGACTCACCCACACGCCCGCCGAACTCCGCGAGACGGCGCACGCGAAGGTCGGCAAAATCGCGGCCTCGGCGTGGATTCTCTCGCTCTCGCTCGGCGTCATCACCTACGTCATGCTCAATCACATCTACGGCTGGACGATTCCGGCGTAA
- a CDS encoding cobalamin B12-binding domain-containing protein, producing the protein MSADQEQQSIRCLVAKVGLDGHDRGAHVIARAFRDAGFEVIYSGLHNAPDEIVQAAVQEDVNVLGISILSGAHDTLVPKIIDGLKEYDAFEDTLILVGGVVPDDDKAELKELGVAEVFGPGTPMEETIQFVRENAPER; encoded by the coding sequence ATGAGCGCAGATCAGGAACAGCAGTCGATTCGCTGCCTCGTCGCCAAGGTCGGACTCGACGGGCACGACCGCGGCGCACACGTCATCGCGCGGGCCTTCCGCGACGCCGGATTCGAAGTCATCTACTCGGGATTGCACAACGCGCCCGACGAAATCGTGCAGGCCGCCGTACAGGAGGACGTGAACGTCCTCGGCATCTCCATCCTCTCGGGGGCACACGACACGCTCGTCCCGAAAATCATCGACGGGCTGAAGGAGTACGACGCGTTCGAGGACACCCTCATCCTCGTCGGCGGCGTCGTCCCGGACGACGACAAGGCGGAACTCAAGGAACTCGGCGTCGCGGAGGTGTTCGGTCCGGGCACGCCGATGGAAGAGACTATCCAGTTCGTCCGCGAAAACGCGCCCGAACGATGA
- a CDS encoding alpha/beta fold hydrolase: protein MNLRRLATATAGGVGLTALVNRTLAARADPLDPPLEGYQGTYRWRGFDVAYTEAGDPEAPDVLLLHGIHAAASNKEFDQIFKQLARKYHVIAPDLPGFGRSSRPPVDYTASLYSSFVADFADDMTDDAICLASSLSGAYAVLAQVETGAFSQLELICPTDDAGARRGWLRTLVRSPLVGTALFNALASKRSIRRFNDRDGYFTEVSYTEKDVEFEWQTAHQPGARFAPASFVSGYLNPDADLGDELPRVDVPVTLVWGRDAKVTPLEDGQELADEGDTRLIVFDEARLLPHVEHPGPFLDVLFDELEPLELQ, encoded by the coding sequence ATGAATCTTCGACGACTCGCCACGGCGACCGCCGGTGGCGTCGGTCTCACAGCACTCGTCAATCGAACGCTTGCGGCGCGTGCCGACCCGCTCGACCCGCCGCTGGAAGGGTATCAGGGAACCTACCGCTGGCGCGGATTCGACGTCGCCTACACCGAGGCGGGCGACCCGGAGGCCCCCGACGTCCTCCTGCTCCACGGCATCCACGCCGCCGCGTCGAACAAGGAGTTCGACCAGATATTCAAGCAACTCGCGCGGAAATATCACGTCATCGCGCCCGACCTGCCGGGATTCGGCCGGTCGTCGCGCCCGCCGGTGGACTACACCGCCTCGCTCTACTCCTCGTTCGTCGCGGACTTCGCGGACGACATGACGGACGACGCCATCTGTCTCGCGTCGTCGCTCTCCGGGGCCTACGCCGTGCTCGCACAGGTCGAGACGGGTGCGTTCTCCCAACTGGAGCTGATTTGCCCGACCGACGATGCCGGGGCACGTCGCGGATGGCTTCGAACGCTCGTTCGCTCGCCGCTCGTCGGGACCGCCCTGTTCAACGCGCTCGCAAGCAAACGCTCTATTCGTCGGTTCAACGACCGTGACGGCTACTTCACCGAGGTGTCGTACACGGAGAAGGACGTGGAGTTCGAGTGGCAGACCGCCCACCAACCGGGCGCGCGGTTCGCTCCGGCGTCGTTCGTCTCTGGCTACCTCAACCCCGACGCCGACCTCGGCGACGAACTCCCGCGGGTGGACGTGCCGGTGACGCTCGTCTGGGGACGGGACGCGAAAGTCACGCCGCTCGAAGACGGGCAAGAACTCGCCGACGAAGGGGATACGCGCCTCATCGTGTTCGACGAGGCGCGACTGCTTCCGCACGTCGAACACCCCGGTCCGTTCTTGGACGTGCTGTTCGACGAACTAGAACCGCTCGAACTGCAGTAG
- a CDS encoding Zn-ribbon domain-containing OB-fold protein, producing the protein MSENEHGNSGYDEWLDAIDEGDAYYLECPNGHGSLPPRRICPECGETNLEDTPLPETGDIDTYTVVHVATPSFADDAPYTTAIADFGPVRVTAMAPDDVDVGESVSLTVGESKTNGDRLLQFERF; encoded by the coding sequence ATGAGCGAGAACGAACACGGAAACAGCGGCTACGACGAGTGGTTGGACGCAATCGACGAGGGCGACGCGTACTACCTCGAATGTCCGAATGGACACGGGTCGCTCCCGCCGCGTCGAATCTGCCCCGAGTGTGGCGAAACGAACCTCGAAGACACGCCGCTCCCCGAAACGGGCGACATCGACACGTACACCGTCGTCCACGTCGCAACGCCGTCGTTCGCGGACGACGCGCCGTACACGACGGCCATCGCCGACTTCGGACCGGTCCGCGTCACCGCGATGGCACCCGACGACGTGGACGTCGGGGAGTCGGTGTCGCTGACGGTCGGCGAATCGAAAACGAACGGCGACCGCCTACTGCAGTTCGAGCGGTTCTAG
- a CDS encoding thiolase domain-containing protein → MTGVRIAGVGLTHFGKHPERTGRDLFAEASDSAFADAEVSRDDIEALYYGNFMGELAEHQGHQGPLMAEAAGVRAPATRYESACASSGVAIRQAVKDVRNGEADAILVGGAERMNNLGTAKTTEALAIAADDLYEVRAGMTFPGAYALMARAYFEQYGGSREDLAHIAVKNHENAVPNEHAQFQREIELEEALDAPMIAEPLGLFDACPITDGAAAVVLVSDEYAEEHDLYAPVSVTGTGQGGDRMALQGRDHLARSPAAEEAAEEAYAEAGIDGGDVDVAEVHDCFTIAEVLALEALDFYAPGEGIGAARRGETTRDGDRPVNLSGGLKAKGHPVGATGASQLVEMTRILRGDHPNSDAVPDATVGVTHNAGGTVASATVHVLEVEQ, encoded by the coding sequence ATGACAGGCGTTCGGATTGCGGGAGTCGGATTGACTCACTTCGGGAAGCATCCCGAGCGGACCGGCAGAGACCTCTTCGCCGAAGCGAGCGACAGCGCGTTCGCCGACGCCGAGGTTTCCCGGGACGACATCGAGGCACTCTACTACGGGAACTTCATGGGCGAACTGGCCGAACATCAGGGCCACCAAGGGCCGCTGATGGCCGAGGCCGCGGGCGTTCGCGCCCCGGCAACGCGCTACGAGAGCGCGTGTGCGTCGAGCGGCGTCGCCATACGACAGGCCGTCAAGGACGTTCGGAACGGGGAAGCCGACGCCATCCTCGTCGGCGGTGCGGAGCGGATGAACAACCTCGGAACGGCGAAGACGACGGAAGCCCTCGCCATCGCGGCCGACGACCTCTACGAGGTACGGGCCGGGATGACGTTCCCCGGCGCGTACGCGCTGATGGCGCGGGCCTACTTCGAGCAGTACGGCGGTTCGCGCGAGGATTTGGCCCACATCGCGGTCAAAAACCACGAGAACGCCGTGCCGAACGAACACGCCCAGTTTCAGCGAGAGATAGAACTCGAAGAGGCGCTCGACGCGCCGATGATCGCCGAACCGCTCGGCCTGTTCGACGCCTGCCCCATCACGGACGGGGCGGCCGCCGTCGTCCTCGTCAGCGACGAGTACGCCGAGGAACACGACCTGTACGCGCCGGTTTCCGTCACCGGAACCGGACAGGGCGGCGACCGGATGGCGCTACAGGGGCGCGACCACCTCGCTCGCTCGCCCGCGGCGGAGGAGGCCGCCGAGGAAGCCTACGCGGAGGCGGGAATCGACGGCGGTGACGTGGACGTAGCCGAGGTCCACGACTGTTTCACCATCGCGGAAGTGCTGGCGCTCGAAGCCCTCGACTTCTACGCGCCCGGCGAGGGAATCGGTGCGGCGCGGCGCGGCGAGACGACCCGCGACGGCGACCGACCGGTCAACCTCTCCGGCGGCCTGAAGGCGAAGGGTCACCCGGTCGGCGCGACGGGTGCCAGCCAACTGGTCGAGATGACGCGCATCCTGCGCGGCGACCACCCCAACAGCGACGCCGTACCGGACGCGACGGTCGGCGTCACCCACAACGCGGGTGGCACGGTCGCCAGTGCGACGGTTCACGTTTTGGAGGTCGAACAATGA
- a CDS encoding HAH_0734 family protein yields the protein MKRLIIHGDPGIRKNAIIDYDDEEQVCFSISRQGDWHGPNEPQLWCVIGAEEERGDFERRNYVPHWLDTESIDAGAVEVVKHADELAVE from the coding sequence ATGAAGCGGCTCATCATCCACGGGGACCCCGGTATCCGCAAGAACGCCATCATCGACTACGACGACGAAGAGCAGGTCTGTTTCTCCATCAGCCGTCAGGGCGACTGGCACGGCCCGAACGAACCCCAGTTGTGGTGCGTCATCGGTGCCGAAGAGGAACGCGGCGATTTCGAACGCCGAAACTACGTCCCCCACTGGCTCGACACCGAATCCATCGACGCCGGTGCCGTCGAAGTCGTCAAACACGCCGACGAACTCGCGGTCGAATAG
- a CDS encoding alpha/beta hydrolase — protein MKEFTRRRYVQSATAATAGLGVLGAAGVASASGYSVISTRGHYSGDGDLNSGYSVLDYETDGSVPGEDTGCVSELTVHVHGYDNDEQTALTNFQEAYDNLIGAGYGGEIAGFTWDSNAPNKYDPLDWGGFGTGQEIAQQNGYALAQFALNYKYWCPNSDLRLTCHSLGAQVVLNALRILNVNDDWNGGNYRFASVHMLGAAQDNEAPTTEWMDTYNAISDETVATFGYHSEDDSTLQNLYWPRELDRALGETGYEDGNTPAPNYVENDVTSQVGSDHSSYMVNCADEIVYHMANDSYYG, from the coding sequence ATGAAAGAATTCACCCGCAGACGATACGTGCAAAGCGCGACGGCGGCGACCGCGGGCCTCGGCGTCCTCGGCGCGGCCGGGGTTGCGTCGGCCAGCGGCTATTCGGTCATCTCGACCCGCGGTCACTACAGCGGCGATGGCGACCTCAACTCGGGCTACTCGGTGTTGGACTACGAGACGGACGGAAGCGTTCCCGGCGAGGACACCGGATGCGTGAGCGAACTCACCGTCCACGTCCACGGCTACGACAACGACGAGCAGACCGCGCTGACCAACTTCCAAGAGGCCTACGACAACCTCATCGGCGCGGGGTACGGCGGCGAAATCGCGGGCTTCACGTGGGATTCGAACGCTCCCAACAAGTACGACCCGCTCGACTGGGGCGGCTTCGGCACCGGACAGGAGATCGCCCAACAGAACGGCTACGCGCTCGCGCAGTTCGCGCTCAACTACAAGTACTGGTGTCCGAACAGCGACCTCCGGCTCACCTGTCACTCCCTCGGCGCACAGGTGGTCTTGAACGCGCTCCGAATCCTGAACGTGAACGACGATTGGAACGGTGGGAACTACCGATTCGCCAGCGTTCACATGCTCGGCGCGGCACAGGACAACGAAGCGCCGACCACGGAGTGGATGGACACCTACAACGCCATCAGCGACGAAACCGTCGCCACCTTCGGCTATCACAGCGAGGACGACAGCACGCTCCAGAACCTCTACTGGCCCCGCGAACTCGACCGCGCGCTCGGCGAGACGGGCTACGAGGACGGCAACACCCCCGCCCCGAACTACGTCGAGAACGACGTGACATCGCAGGTCGGGTCGGACCACTCGAGCTACATGGTCAACTGCGCCGACGAAATCGTGTATCACATGGCCAACGACTCCTACTACGGCTAA
- a CDS encoding 50S ribosomal protein L44e: MQMPRRFNTYCPHCHSHHEHEVEKVRSGRRTGMKWDARQQKRGKAVIGNAGGFSKVPGGDKPTKKTDLKYRCSECGKAHLRPGWRAGRLEFQE; the protein is encoded by the coding sequence ATGCAGATGCCACGTCGATTTAACACGTACTGTCCGCACTGCCACTCGCACCACGAACACGAAGTCGAGAAGGTCCGCTCCGGCCGACGAACCGGCATGAAGTGGGACGCTCGCCAGCAGAAGCGCGGCAAAGCCGTCATCGGTAACGCCGGTGGTTTCTCGAAGGTACCCGGTGGGGACAAACCGACGAAGAAGACCGACTTGAAGTACCGTTGCAGCGAGTGTGGCAAAGCACACCTCCGTCCCGGATGGCGTGCTGGCCGACTCGAATTCCAGGAGTAA
- a CDS encoding 30S ribosomal protein S27e: protein MAGNFYKVQCPDCENEQTVFGKAASEINCVVCGHKLATPTGGKAEIDGDVVETIASR from the coding sequence ATGGCAGGAAACTTCTACAAAGTGCAGTGCCCGGACTGTGAGAACGAACAGACCGTCTTCGGAAAGGCGGCAAGCGAAATCAACTGCGTCGTCTGCGGTCACAAGCTCGCCACGCCGACCGGCGGCAAGGCCGAAATCGACGGCGACGTTGTGGAAACCATAGCATCCCGATGA
- a CDS encoding translation initiation factor IF-2 subunit alpha → MKYSGWPDTGELVVGKVDEIEDFGVFVDLEEYEDKRGLVHVSEVASGWIKNVRDHVNTGQTVVCKVLDVDEGSQQIDLSIKDVNEHQHSDKIQDWKNEQKADKWMSLAFGEDMGDEQYTHVANELLAEFGSIYDGFEQAAIHGPEALDDTDLADEDVERLVETARENVSVPYVTVTGYVDLRNPGKDGVDGIKEALKAAEGNGDIPDEVELDVTYVGAPEYRVRVKAPNYKTAESQLEESVRRAEVVMEGISGTADFHRERHTDDE, encoded by the coding sequence ATGAAATACAGTGGCTGGCCCGACACTGGCGAACTCGTCGTCGGTAAGGTCGACGAGATAGAGGACTTCGGGGTCTTCGTTGACCTCGAAGAGTACGAGGACAAGCGTGGTCTCGTTCACGTCAGCGAGGTCGCCAGTGGCTGGATCAAAAACGTCCGCGATCACGTGAACACCGGACAGACCGTCGTCTGCAAGGTGCTCGACGTGGACGAGGGGTCACAGCAGATAGACCTCTCCATCAAGGACGTCAACGAACATCAGCACAGCGATAAGATTCAGGACTGGAAGAACGAGCAGAAGGCCGATAAGTGGATGTCGCTCGCATTCGGCGAGGACATGGGCGACGAGCAGTACACGCACGTCGCAAACGAACTCCTCGCCGAGTTCGGCAGCATCTACGACGGCTTCGAACAGGCGGCAATCCACGGTCCTGAGGCGCTCGACGACACCGACCTCGCGGACGAGGACGTCGAGCGACTGGTCGAAACCGCCCGGGAAAACGTCTCGGTTCCCTACGTCACCGTCACCGGCTACGTCGACCTCCGCAATCCGGGGAAGGACGGCGTTGACGGCATCAAGGAAGCGCTCAAGGCCGCTGAAGGCAACGGCGACATTCCCGACGAAGTGGAGCTCGACGTGACCTACGTCGGTGCGCCCGAATACCGGGTTCGCGTCAAGGCACCGAACTACAAGACGGCGGAGTCCCAGCTCGAAGAGAGCGTCCGTCGTGCCGAGGTCGTGATGGAAGGCATTTCCGGCACCGCCGACTTCCACCGCGAACGTCACACCGACGACGAATGA
- a CDS encoding RNA-protein complex protein Nop10 → MKSNIRVCSAWNAEHDRPVYTLSATCPKCGAEAVNSAPAPFDPDDPYGEYRRALKRRAHE, encoded by the coding sequence ATGAAATCGAACATCCGGGTGTGTTCCGCGTGGAACGCCGAACACGACCGCCCGGTGTACACCCTTTCTGCGACGTGTCCGAAGTGCGGAGCCGAGGCCGTAAACAGCGCACCCGCACCGTTCGACCCCGACGACCCGTACGGGGAGTACCGACGCGCACTTAAGCGGCGCGCCCACGAATAA
- a CDS encoding proteasome assembly chaperone family protein has protein sequence MDEIDIEIVANPDLEAPVLIEGLPGVGHVGKLVVEHLLEEKESELVRRVYSEHLPPQVGVGDDGTASLVCIELYALTLDEQDVLVLTGDYQAQDSVGHYRLTNAFLDIADEFGVERIFALGGVPTGELIEEYAVLGAAATTDFVDELEDAGVEFREDEPAGGIVGTSGLLLGLGGRRGLEATCLMGETSGYLVDPKSAQAVLEVLQTMLDFEVDFSSLEDRAEEMEEVVNKIEEMESQQAPIASDDDLRYIG, from the coding sequence ATGGACGAAATCGACATCGAAATCGTCGCCAATCCCGATTTGGAAGCCCCCGTCCTCATCGAAGGACTGCCGGGCGTCGGTCACGTCGGCAAACTCGTCGTCGAGCATCTACTCGAAGAGAAAGAGAGCGAGCTCGTTCGACGGGTGTACTCCGAACACCTCCCCCCACAGGTTGGCGTCGGTGACGACGGTACCGCCTCGTTGGTCTGTATCGAACTCTACGCCCTGACCCTCGACGAACAGGACGTCCTCGTCCTCACCGGCGACTATCAAGCTCAGGATTCCGTCGGCCACTATCGCTTGACGAACGCGTTTCTCGACATCGCCGACGAATTCGGCGTCGAACGAATCTTCGCGCTCGGCGGCGTGCCGACCGGCGAACTCATCGAGGAGTACGCCGTGCTCGGCGCGGCCGCGACCACGGACTTCGTGGACGAACTCGAAGACGCGGGCGTCGAGTTCCGCGAGGACGAACCCGCGGGCGGCATCGTCGGGACGAGCGGTCTCCTGCTCGGCCTCGGCGGACGGCGCGGTCTCGAAGCGACGTGCCTGATGGGCGAGACGAGCGGCTATCTGGTCGACCCAAAGAGCGCACAGGCGGTGCTCGAAGTCCTCCAGACGATGCTCGACTTCGAAGTCGATTTCAGCTCGCTCGAAGACCGTGCGGAGGAGATGGAAGAGGTCGTCAACAAAATCGAGGAGATGGAGTCTCAACAGGCTCCTATCGCGTCCGACGACGACCTCCGGTACATCGGCTAA
- a CDS encoding DUF7344 domain-containing protein, with protein sequence MKLTEPETKGELDESQIHNVLRNERRRETIRYLRETGDSLAVDDLAEHIATLETGESPPPRNVRKSVYVSLHQTHLPKLDDLGIVEYDQQSKELTLEDQARQVEVYMEVVPEHDVSWATYYLGLGLLEFVVLFAAKLDLFSIRMLDFEFWTWFFLTFFLVSAVYHIYNGQERSLF encoded by the coding sequence ATGAAACTCACCGAACCGGAGACGAAAGGGGAACTCGACGAGAGTCAGATCCATAACGTCTTGCGGAACGAGCGACGGCGCGAAACGATTCGCTATCTCCGGGAGACAGGAGATTCACTGGCTGTCGATGACCTCGCCGAACACATCGCCACGCTGGAAACCGGCGAGTCACCGCCACCACGAAACGTCAGAAAGAGCGTCTACGTCTCGCTCCACCAGACGCACCTCCCGAAGCTCGATGACCTCGGTATCGTGGAGTACGACCAGCAGTCGAAGGAGCTAACGCTCGAAGACCAAGCGCGACAGGTCGAGGTGTATATGGAAGTCGTCCCCGAACACGACGTCTCCTGGGCGACCTACTATCTCGGCCTCGGTCTACTGGAGTTCGTCGTTTTGTTCGCGGCGAAACTCGACCTCTTCTCGATACGAATGCTCGACTTCGAGTTCTGGACGTGGTTCTTTCTCACGTTCTTCCTCGTTTCCGCAGTGTATCACATCTACAACGGACAGGAGCGCTCGCTATTTTAA
- a CDS encoding J domain-containing protein has translation MPDWLVLGLWLTLAAAVVIAGIFVVGVRLFPTHQSTNATYIFGEGRRRIEIRQYLRAIDENFAEDHFVEGQHVAFYLPERDVAITFDARAFFRIEKSPTYAVLVEHEMPGHHLGDRLPFETPTLEQEADVDTKQAAFAILGVPSGATLSEVKSAYREKVKDVHPDHGGSREEFQRVREAYTTAKNHCT, from the coding sequence ATGCCAGACTGGCTGGTCCTCGGCTTGTGGCTCACGCTAGCGGCCGCTGTCGTCATCGCCGGAATCTTCGTCGTCGGCGTTCGGCTGTTTCCGACGCACCAGTCCACGAACGCCACCTACATCTTCGGGGAGGGTCGGCGACGGATCGAAATCCGTCAGTATCTCCGCGCCATCGACGAGAACTTCGCCGAGGACCACTTCGTGGAGGGCCAACACGTCGCGTTTTACCTTCCCGAGCGGGACGTCGCCATCACCTTCGACGCGCGAGCCTTCTTCCGCATCGAAAAGTCGCCGACGTACGCCGTACTCGTCGAACACGAGATGCCGGGCCACCACCTCGGTGACCGACTTCCCTTCGAAACCCCGACCTTGGAACAGGAGGCGGACGTGGACACGAAACAGGCCGCATTTGCCATCCTCGGCGTCCCCTCGGGCGCGACGCTCTCGGAGGTCAAATCGGCCTACCGGGAGAAGGTAAAGGACGTGCATCCCGACCACGGCGGCTCGCGCGAGGAGTTCCAACGGGTTCGGGAGGCGTACACGACCGCGAAAAATCACTGCACCTGA